GTCCACCGTCGTGCGAAATCCGACGGGATCCTTCAGCAGCGTGGTGATATCGTAGAAAAGGATGCCGGGTTTGGGAAAATCGGGAATCTCGCGGATCAGTTTCTTGAGATGTTCCATCTGGTTGTCTTCTCCCCTGACGCGTGGGGACGGCTCGGAAGCGGCCGCTAAGAGGCCACGATGAAACGACTCAAGGGACGGCTCGATTCGACAATCTCTTGCTCGACAAAGGTGACGCGAGCCAGAGGCGGTCCCTGCCTCAGCACATCGAGAAAAGCGGCCACGTCGGCTTCTTCTCCTTGAGCCAGAACCTCCACGCGCCCGTCATCGAGATTTCGGACATAGCCCGTGATGCCATATCGCTCCGCCTGACGAAGGGCGAAATAGCGAAAACCCACGCCCTGAACACGGCCACTGATGATGAATCGGCGGGTGACGCGCATACACGCTTCTGCCCGGGCCCGAGGCCCTCACACCATCCCATGTGAAAGATCATCGGCCGAAGACTCCAGTGGTCGGGGCGAGTGGATTTGAACCACCGACCTCACGGTCCCGAACCGTGCGCTCTTACCAGGCTGAGCTACGCCCCGACACCAGGAGGCGAAAATCATACGTGGCCCCGTCGGAGGTTGTCAACGTGACTCCCGTTGAATAACCGTTTCAAATTTGGTGCTCGAATGATGCTCGAAAGAGAACGAATGGCTCCTCAGAACATCTCCCCCCACGGATGAAAGGTTCCCACGGATCATTCATCCGTTGGCGATTCCCCTTCTCATCGTTTCCGGGCGTCAGCAGGGGCGACGCGACCGACTCCGCCGAAATGAGCCCGCAAAACCCCTGAACTGATGCGAAAATCCCTGCCCGTGGATCACCCGTTCCTCGGGCATTCTTTCATCCGTGGACACCGAAGCCACTTTTCATGGCGTCCAGTGACTCATCGCCGATTCCCCGGCTTTTGTCTCCGTACTCGCTCGAGGCAAGCCGGCGACCGGGTGGTCACCTTTAGAAGACCCCTATTCCCTTCGTCCCTCTTCGCGGTTTTGAGGATGTTGTTTGAACCGGTTGTTCCTCTCGGCCGTGCTTGACAGAGGGCGAACGAGCGTGACATACTGCGCGCCGTGAGACGCGATCAGGAAATAAGACGAAGGTCATGCTCGCCGATCTCATTCCTCAGCGAATGCCTCTGCTGTCTCGCTCTGGTGATGGGGCCTCTCTGTCGCTGTTGTTGTCCGGCGATGGCCCCACGCGGTGGAATGTGATCGGGGAGAACCGTCGGCCGCACTGATCGCCCGCTTCTCCTGGAGAATTCACTGAGCCGCTTTCCCCCATTATGTTCCATCGTCACGGGGACGTGAGGGTGGAGGCTTTTATTTTCGGGGTTCGAGCGATGATCAAACGACTTCAGGGCAAACGGATTGCCATTACTGAGTGGCGGCAGGCGACCGAGCTGGCGTTGTTGCTTGAACGGCAGGGAGCGACGGTTTTCAGTTGTCCTCTCGTTGAGCAGTGTCCTGCGCTCGACCGCGAAGACGTCGCGGAATTTATCGAGCGAACGATCCGGGGCGAGCTTGATCTGGTCATCTTTCTCACCGGAATTGGGGCCCGGACGCTCGTCCAGGCCGCTGACGCGCGAGGCAGAAAGGATGATTTTCTCCGGGCGCTCCAGCGCATGCGCGTGGTCGTTCGAGGCCCCAAGCCCGTCGCTGCTCTGCGGGCGCTCGGGGTGAGAATTGACATCATCCCGGCGGAGCCGACGACCGAAGGCGTACTGGCAGCCCTTGAGACAGAAGAGCTGGCGGGCAAGACCGTCGGGGTCCAGCTCTACGGTGTGCCCAATCCCCAACTCCGGGAGGGACTGGAGCGTCGCGGAGCCACCGTCGTGGAAGTTCTTCCCTATGACTACCGACTCGCCTCCGATGAAAGCGTGGTCGTTGATTTCATCGGAAAAATCCTCGGCGGGGACTTCGATGCCATTGCCTTCACGAGTGCGCCTCAGGTAACGACGCTGTTTGCTGTTGCTGAGCATCATGGGTTGGCCGAGACGCTCAGAGGCGCGCTCAACGACACGCTTGCTGTTGCCGTCATCGGTCCGGTGGCCGAGAAGGCTCTGGCGGAGGTTGGCGTGACGGCCCGCATTCGGCCGACTCATTTTGTCATGGGCTTTTTGGTG
This DNA window, taken from Blastocatellia bacterium, encodes the following:
- a CDS encoding acylphosphatase, with the protein product MRVTRRFIISGRVQGVGFRYFALRQAERYGITGYVRNLDDGRVEVLAQGEEADVAAFLDVLRQGPPLARVTFVEQEIVESSRPLSRFIVAS
- a CDS encoding uroporphyrinogen-III synthase, whose product is MIKRLQGKRIAITEWRQATELALLLERQGATVFSCPLVEQCPALDREDVAEFIERTIRGELDLVIFLTGIGARTLVQAADARGRKDDFLRALQRMRVVVRGPKPVAALRALGVRIDIIPAEPTTEGVLAALETEELAGKTVGVQLYGVPNPQLREGLERRGATVVEVLPYDYRLASDESVVVDFIGKILGGDFDAIAFTSAPQVTTLFAVAEHHGLAETLRGALNDTLAVAVIGPVAEKALAEVGVTARIRPTHFVMGFLVKALADYFEAKNTS